The DNA sequence tgacagtctatgttgcattataaaaggcttttagatttttgcggctccagacaggtatgttttttggggttttttgggCCGAtgtggctctttgaacattttgggttgccaaaCCCTGCCATATCCTGTCAAAAATTACAGATATAATGCATTTCTCCTATACTTCTTGTTCTTGCCTATTTTCAGTATATTGCCTACAACTGGGAACACTGCATTGTTTTGAAGGTTAGGCATTTCATGAGATGTAGTTATGTTATATGTCGTGCTTGTATCCGGCATTTGAAGTGAGGTCGGCGATCGGATTGTGAAATCTAGATCCCAGTCTGGCTCAAAGGGAATTTCAGGGACAGAAATGGCATCAAGGTCAGAGGTATTGTCCAGGTCTCCCTCTTCAGCATACACACGAGGTACGTCATCAACCAGATCCTCTTTTGTTTGAAGAGAGTTCAGCATCTACAAGGCCACAAAAGTGCATTTGTTCAACTGAATATCAAAAACCAAAATAGAAGGACCCTGGCTCAAGTGGATTGATGATAGATGAAGTGGTTATCATTacctagtcaagtcaagtcaagtcaagtcaagtttatttgtatagccctagatcacaagcagtctcaaagggcttcacatagacaaacaattgacaattattctcaaagcattacCTCATCTATAAAGTAGGACAAATCGGTTGATAAGGGTCTGcttggtttctgtcctccccaaTTCTGTGAAAGGAAAATAGATATATTACTTCTGAATGATTCACTCGTTATGTCAGCTTGtgaataaatacatatttaCCATTGGTAATGGCTACAAAGTAAAATCTTTATAGATTGAAAAATACTTTACAGTATACAGGGTTGCATATATTAAGTATTGTATGTATTTCCAAAACAATATCTACCTGTTGTCTTGCTATTGGCGAAATTGCTTTCAGTGGTTCTCTGGTGTGTTCTTCTTCAGTGAACGGTGCAAGAGGCACCTGTTGAGATTTTTCATGAAGTTCCATTGCCATTATTTTAGTGGATAATTAGTCAACTTGATAGATAGTCAATAAATCAATACACGGACAcataaattaaaatgaattaaataattCAAATCAATGTTGAAATTACAGGGGGCGGAGTCTAAAGATGAGGGTCAATTCAGTTTTCTGAACTATGTGACATACTTCACAATCATGTCCGAGGTTCTCTGCGTTAGACCGCATTAGATGTCCAGAACTGTCTGGTATGTCCGAAACTTCCGAGGTGTCtctcttttctcttttcttcttACGAGACCTCAGAAATGCCGTTAATGGAATACCTGCATAAAAACATCACACACCCATTACCGTTCAACCTAAAGAAGAGTACATCACAATAGAATATGTGTGATGGCCCTCACCTGTGAGTGGTACTAAGCAAGAAGAAATAATTCCAACTGTTTTTCCTACTGTGGGGCTCGAAGCTTTACCCGAGGGACAATTTGGCTTTCCCTTGAGTAAGCAGGTACACACAGTAACTGAGAGGTTGTGAAGAGCAGCGTTGCCCTGAAGGTCTGACACTTCCAAGAGCAGCACATATAATCCGGGAGGAACAATGTTCTCTTTCACAAGATGCACTGAGAATCCTGCGCGTATCCAATGAGATTATATTAGTTGTTGTATATGTTATAGTAACAATGAACATCTTGTGCGTTGTGGAGCACCCAAAAAGGTCCTTACCTTCATTCGGGTCAATCTTCCACCTGCCCGTAATATCTCCATGTAGTCTGAAGTGGAATGGTCCACCGTGTGGGTCTTCATCATGGTCCAAAGCTGTTATACTGGCTGGAGCGGGACCATCAGATTGGCACATGTCGATATGGTTCTCAGCCAGGGTTGGAGCATTATCATTGTCATCACTTATAATGATGTTGAGCGTTGCAGTGCCTGTCATTGGAGGTACACCTGGTGACCAAAATAagacaacacatttattttgaaTAAAGAATTCAATGTCTAAAACTTGTTTGCGGTCATACCGTCGTCAACAGCGCATACTGTGGCTTTGTAGATATTGCCCTTCACGTAGAGTGATTCTCTGTCTAGAATTTTGGATGTGGTGATGGCTCCTGTCAGAGGGTCCACTGTAACCCAGTCAGCTGGATCTTCCCCTTTCATATATCTGGAATATGTCTTAATTTTAAATCATATTGATCTGCAAGCTGACTATCCTCAAGACTTACACAAATGAGTTGGCCTTCTTGAAATCTGGATCTCTCGCTGTGAATTTCTCCAGATACTGTCCCGCAGCGACATTCTCACCGATTGCAACTTGCTTGTGGGGTTCATCAAAAATGGGCGGTTCATTGACATCTTCTACTATCACATTTGCACCGTATGTGGACTGACCAGATGTCATGGCACCTCTCTGAGTCTTCAATGTCCAAAGACTAGTGGTACTCCGTCTCACCACAGCACATGAGAAAAATGGAATCTCATTGTGTGCTGTGATGGTCAGAGTCTGCAGAGAACTCGTCTCATAATCCAGAGGCTATGACAAAAGAATAATGAATAGAAGTTTACTGTTGTGTGCCGataggaaaatgaagcttcaaatttgtttcatgaaccagttgtgtaTTTGACAAGATGGGTTTAAATAAAGGGCTTTAAGAAAAGGCAGAAAATTGTTCTAGTCAACTTAACAACTGCACTTGGCACGGGAGCGAAATACCTTCTCAACATAGAGTAACCCTTCATTTGTCTTTGAATCAGTCATGATTCTGAAGCTTTTGTTTGCTTCCCCGTGGAGCCTATATTTCACCCTCCATGCTGCTGTACCTCTTCTATCTTTGTCAGTGACTTGAAGACGTAAAATAAGAACATTTTTCAGTCCTTCTTTCACTTTTCCCGAACCCTGCGGTGAAGAAAAGGAGAAATTTGTTTTGTAGTGTCATTACAGTACTTGCTAACAGAAACTGCTTACAGTGTGTCCTGTGATGACAGGAAGGTGATTATTTTCATCTTCTATATTGACTATGACGGTGCATGAGCTGGAGAGCTGGATTGGTTTTCCATGGTCTTTGGCTTCCACCAAAATGGTGTATTTCTTTGCTTTCTGGATGGGTAAAGAAAATGCAAACCCCACACAGAGTTTAAACAAATTAgagtttaaaatgtttttgtaacCACTGAGTTACTGTGCTGAACAGGGAACGGAAAATTGACGTTTAAAATCAGAAATAATCCTATTTACTTCATAATCCAGACACCCTTTAAAGGAAATGGTTCCAGTTTGAGCATCAGGTGTCTGAAGGTAGAACTCAAGGTCATGGGGTCTGGGCGTGACTGAGAGTATTCGTAAatcaaattttttattttgatcagTGTCAGCATCTTCTGCCTGAACAGCAATCAATCGAGTACCTGTCGAAGAGAGAATGTTTTTGCTCATTTTCGAGCATCCCATTGTGAGCTCAAATCATACTTTACAAAAATCTTACCTTGTGACGTCGACTCCTTTACAGTGATCTCATACATTTCGTGTTCAAACTCTGGTGAGTGGTCATTTGCATCTATAATCTGAATGTGGATTCCCAGTTGTGTGTACACTACATTGTTGATCCTGTCTATTGCCTGGAATATCGGCTGCAATGCAAAGGCCCAAAAATGTGAACCAGTCACTTCGACTGTCATTCTAATACACCCCAGGATGTTGTAACTTGACTGCATCGTCACTCTAACCTTAAAGGACTTGAATCTTTCAAAGTCCACAGGGCCATGCACTGTAATCTCTCCAGTGTTTTCATCGATTTCTATTATGTCTCTTGGTTCCATATCAACACCCTCTCCGTGTATCCTAAAAAGTACCGATTTTCTATCCACTTTTACCTTTATGAAGTCAAATATTACAACATCATGTAAATGATTGGTTGTTATATGGTACAACATGTTAAATGATAGAACGGTACTCACTTTGCCCAAGGAATATGGAAAAGGTCCTTCGTAGCCTTCATCAATAGTAAAGGAATCAATGATCCAGTTCCTTTTTTGCCGCTGCGAAATATTTGCAGTATCACAGTTCCTTCCCAAACACTGCAAAGATTTCACATTTAAAATGTACATAATTTTACTCTGAATTTGAGCCATTCAAAGtactttttggtttgtttttagttttattttagtACTATAAGTCTGTTTTGCTAATCTATTCTCTATagatcagcacacacacacacacacacacacactcttaaaGCCTGCTCTCCTAAGATCATTCTTACCAGCATCAATAAAATACTGAGGTTAAAAGTCTCCATAATATATCCAGGTATGATGCTGAGGCTGTAGAAGTTAATCCGTCAGCGAATAGACCATTAATTCAACAAAACTGTGCGGTGGCATGTCAGGCAGGTTTTTAGGCTCAGCAGAACCTGTGAGTGGGAACATGCAAAATCTGCAGTAGTGAGACAGCAGAATAGTTTACATAATAGTGTGCAATTTTGAAAAGTCCCAAGGATATTTTATGGCCCTAGCTGCTAATGAAAAAAATCCTCTAATGACACTTAAATAAAATCTGGCCTAAAACAATATGCCCTCAGAAAAAGGGATATTCGGCTTTCAGGCTGAATGGATAATAATTAATAGTATCTCCTGGTTTGGAaatatttggattaaaaatttgACGAACAACTATTTGGTCAGCTAATCCTGCACTAATATTAAAATATTCCTGTAACTAATACTTATGACAGTATCAGGAGGTTTTCATTGATTACTTTTCAGGTTTGGTTTGAATGTTGCACAActgaatatgtaaaaaaaaaaaaaaaaaacgtcaacaaCTGATTACTTAGTAAGTCATTTTTATTGAatttccaaagaatctcaagtgCTTTgtcacaatgaaaaaaaaaactttattgtcaACTTAAAAGTGAGTCAGTATACTGGAGAGTTGTTAATTTTTAATCCAAGATAAAAGTTTCCTTCATGTCATCAGGAGTATTATTCAAACAGTGTGAAAAGAAAACACTTGGCATGACTCAGACATCATTCTGACATGTATCTATTACACCTTCATCACATACAGCAGTTgaagttatttttaaaaaaacattcatgataTGGGTCAGGTGCAATGAATGAATTGAGTTATTAGAGTGACATGCGATAACACCAACTGAACATTTTCTCTTTCTTGCACGGCTACGCTTAGGATGGAAACTGCATCAGAACCTCACCCACTTGAGCAATTCATATCATAATCCTTTGGTTGGGCTTGTTGCATGCCAGTGTCAAAAGGAATTAGCACATCTGAAAAAATTAGTTTTGATACGATGATAAGAGTGCATGCTGATTAACAGCGAACTCAAAACATAACTGCTAGGTGTGGCGAGTGCGTTTGTATACTGAACAAAGACAGTGTCAATATGAAAGGCCATCTGATAATCAGAATCACCACCATCCCGAATCTGCTCTGATTATTTCTATAGCACGTCAAATTCCATCGATTCTCTGAACCGTTTTTCCTCACTGGGGTCGAGGGAATGCTGGAGTCACACCTTGGTTACATACACCCCTGGGTTAGTCCGAATAAACACCAATTTAGTTAAATGTGCCTTTATAAACAAATATATGCTTGAAAATACTGCTGCCCTGAGAACCGGCACGGAGAGAACTCAAGCTCCCAAGATATAGAAATAATACAAAATGAGCAccctaaataaaagaaaaagacaagcaattcaacctattctcatgcaaatcaagtgggaaAGTATACAAAAAGTGTATTTAGTCTTCTTTTCTCATGAAAAAAATTCTTTTCAGAGCGAAGGTACATTTTTGGAAAGAATAATTCTTATTTTGTAACCAAAATAATTAGCAATAATGGTGTGAGACAGGGGCGTGGAGTGGGGGGAGGTGTCGGGGTAAGGCCCACCCACCTCATCCCAATAACAAATAAATTCATACATTTTCATAGAACATAACAGACGGCTGATGTAATGTATATCGAGGCCAACCAGCAACAAGCTTCCGAGCTATCCCCCCTCCTAACCCCAACCGGTGACTGGTTTTTCAACCACGTCAACCACGTGTGCTCACCCCAGGCAGCAACAGGGCTTCACATGCTAAGGTGCCAGTAATTACTTCAAACAAATACATAATTGTCTAGTGCAGCCCTTTTTAAATTTGTATGCTTTTTTCCTGCATAATTTGGTTGCATATGCTCCCCAATGGCTTAAACCTTGGTCCCAAATCATTCAAAAACTCAAAGTCCTCTCCACGGATGCTGAAGGACAGCTCATCCAGTGATCGACACATGCTATCTTCTCCCTCATAGACGTAGTCATGCGGTTGATATTCTGGGTGGTCGACAGGGTTTCCGTCAATCATACGCAGTCTCTGTGGGTACGCAAATTAAAGTACATGTGTGCCATTTTTATTTACTACAGAGTGATTTAATGCAAAAATCTTTCTTaccttgttgaggtaatctgaaaTGTTAGGATGGGTCAGCCAGCTGCTTGCCCGTTGATATGGCAATGAGCCTCTCTAATCACAAAAGTCCATAAGTGGTCCCAAGAGACCTCAAATGATTGTTAATGTCACACTTACCTGGTACATGTTCTTGTTTGCAGACTGTGTAGCgtactgaaagaaagaaaattaacAATACTTCAGCTATTCAGTCTTCATTGACCTTGTTTTACACTGTCTGGAaatgtgtaccgtattttccggactataaggcggacctaaaaacctcaaattttctcaaaagccgacagtgcgccttatagtcaggtgcgccttatatatggcccAAATTCCGGCGCGCGGGCCAAATGCGGCCTgcgtctaaatttaaactggcccgaagcattgtgtcataaaatcaatcataagtggcccgtagaagactatgaatcatgaatcaaaaagactatggattattattttgtgattgtaaagtaatttgttgcgtctgaagttgaaataaaaaagataaaatggagaatgatttgatttggattaaaaatctgacatgatgcaacctggcctctttactgcagtcacaaacaccaatatcacccttcttattcatACAAGAATAACAACAATAtaacaaacttaatacatctaataaaaaaatcattcaactttcataaaattgttaatttgttattttaatctttaacttttaaagtttactgatctatctgactgttttgttttgtacttattaaagtaagctttacatgtttattttgtgtgttgtgtgatattaacattattgatatattgttattgttttcactatttcaagttattatattgtgattgcattaatggtgcgccttatagtccggtgcgccttatatatggacaaagttttaaaatgggccatttattgaatagtccggaaaatacgatacCTAATGTTCTGCAAGCCACCTCCTCTGATTCTGTAGACTGAGTCCTTTTCTAGTCACATTAATGGTGCAAATAGAAATaatttatgatttatttataattattttttaattcttgTTCTCATGTTTTAATAAATCACAAATGTGGCATTTGAACAGGACTGTAAAAACTTTCCATAGCCACTGTATATTAAAATTCTCCATTTGAGAATCCAAGTGCTGACTTGAAAAAACAATAATGCTCAGAGGGGTTAATATTAGAAATCTGCCTGTAAATACTCACTATGTTGCACCCATTGTTGCCTTGGAAAGACTCTCTGTGATATTGTTGGCCCATAGATGCCATGTCAGAGTTCATCTGTTGGGcaaatatattaaaattaggtcaataccATTTCGACATTAAATTCTTGTGTCCCCATCATTAAATGTGCTAATATTATGTAAAATGACCCAAAAGTAGTTTTGCCTTGTTACTCACCATCCCTAAGTTGTCTTCAATCATTACCGGAGCCATCCTCGCCatctggatgaaaaaaaaaatagaataaagcaAATATTTGAGAATAAGTTACGGTGGTGATCGTATTTGTTTTCCTGCGGCCCGTTATTCATCTCTGAGCTGGTCGATGAGGAAGTAGTAGGACAGATGAGCGATTACCTGCATCGTTTCCTGTTTTAGTCCATTTATCACAAAATCCTTTGAAGGTGTCAGCAGCAAAGATGGCGCAGTCTAGTAGAGGcgcatattaaaataaatgactaATTAGCAGCCACAGTACACAATCGGCAAAAATAGAAACACACCTTGCATTCTGCACCTCCTGCTTCTTGGTTGTACTTGATTAAGGTCTGGTGACCTTCATCTTGATGTATCTCGTCTAAGTGCTTGAACTGTTTTCCACATTCGCACTTCAAGATGAAGAAGATTACTGCAGACATAAAAGACAAAGCGTCTGTGTTTTTTCGAAAAACATGTTGCTCAGTGATAGCAAGGACTTCTGACACTGCCTGGCGGCATATTGCAAATTATATCATTTCCATAACTTGTTTTTTCAAATTCGGGGTCATTTTCGTTTTTCTTGGTAAAAGTAGGAATCcaagaaataatgaaataatgcacttctgtgttttgttttgtttttttatccagGAGAGCGTTTGTGATGTTAGCTGCTGGTGATGTTTGGCTCACTATCGCTGTTGTAGTTGATCTTTCTAGAGTTTAGTTTTTAGAGTTGAGGTCAGGACTCTGAAATGTGTCCATACTAAATTTATCTCATAAGCAAATCTTTATTTTCCATGCTTACAATcaagcgtggggggggggggggggggggctcattaAGTAATTCAACTTGTAAATTACAATTCTACTtcattcagcattttttttggttgtttgtattttttacttttaagcATAGTTGTAGCCAAATATGAAAATactcacacaaaaacaaaagcagtgCTGCAATGATGAGTCCAATGCCAGCCGGTCCCAGACTTGCCGAGACCGGCTTTTTACGACGACACACGTTTCCTCCTTCACAGTCGCACACGGTTACAACAACAGTCTCCTCTCCAGTTATGCCCTGTTGGTCTTCAATGACGAGGGGCACCGAGTAATTGCCGTAAGCGAGTGTCTTCAGGCTAACTAGCCCGACTTCCTCACCTGGTAAAGCCAAGTATGCGCTTGTATGTCaactggaattttttttcttttaaacaagaTGAATAGTTTACCCGAGCTAGGCTCCACTTTCCATCGCTGTAATTGTCTTGCATCATTACTTTTTAGTGAGATGGTGAAGGGCCCACTGTAAGGATCCAAGTCCAGATCCTTTGGGGCAAGCATGGCCTTGTTTCCACACATTGTCACACTATTATTGCGCAACATTGGCTTGTTGTCGTTGATATCTACAAGGTGAACCAGGACGCTGCTTGTGCCTGTGGCTGGAGGCTCACCTTggttacagcaaaaaaaaaaaaaaaaattcacttgtttcattggtttttgttttgaccAAATTGCATTTTTCTTTATACCATTATCTATTGCTGCAATCAATATTTTGTAAATGTCATTGTGAACAAACGGTGATTCTCTGTCCATCTTCTTAGTGGTTGTGATTTTTCCTGATGTTTTATCAATGGTCACCCAATCAGCAGGGTCATGTAACAAGacatacctaaaaaaaaaaaaaaaacaaccatacTATGTATATATACTATCTACAGTATCAGAAATAACAATTCGAATTTAAAAAACTAAGACCCACAAAAGttcagttgtgttttttttctcggcTCATGTTTTACCCCTTACCTTGTCATTTTTGCATCAATATTATTAAACGTACATATTTACTTTTGTGCATGAAATAGTTATTTCCCAGTGTTAAATGTGATTATTATTTCACAAGGCATGCTGATTGACACTAACCTAATTTTGGATATATCAGAATCAGCATCATGAACCTTTGGAGTGTAAAGCAAATTTCccggctcctcctcttccttctcgTAGATGTCAACTGAATCTTTGTCAAACTGAGGTGGGTCGTTGACATCGATCACTTTCATCGTAACGTTAACTGAATCAACGCCGCCTTTGTTCTTGGACGCTGCGTCTTGACAAACAAATAGTGGCTCCTCGTTCTCTACCCCAATCTGCAGATTTGTAATGGTTGATTTCTCAAAATCTTTACCCTGGAGGACACGCACAGTTGCAATGTCATCAGATCTGGTGCATCTGAAGGTTGAAGGaagaattttgtgtgtgtgtgtgtgtgtaccttgaTAACACTCAAAATCCCCTCATTAGTGTCAGGGTCAGTTTCAATTTTATAATTGTTTTCCTCATTTCCTTTGATGATGAAGTATTTGGCCCTCCAGCCAGGAGTTTTTGGGGTGTCTTTGTCCTCTACTGCAAGTCTTAGAACATTGCCCCTTTCGACCATTTCAGGGATTTCACCTTGATACTGAACAGGAAGAATATTTTTACCCATTAGCAtacaaagtttatttttacGATTTGTGAATTGATTAGTGATAGTATTAACAAACATCCTTGCCTTCCTTGCTTTGAATATTGGTGGATGATTGTTGGCGTCAATAATATTGAGAGTGACAACAGCGGTGGAGGACAAGGAGGGTTTTCCGTGATCATTCGCTTGAAGCACTATTTCATATTTCTTGAATTTCTGAAATATGAATAACACAATTATATATACATGTCACTTGGAGAAATCACTCTGCGTATTTTCAAATCTAATCATCCGGAGAAAAAGTCAGTGACACTTACATCGTAGTCAAAACACCCTTTAAATGTAAGTTGAGCCACTCGGGGATCAATCTGGTGTAAATCAATTTTAGGAACTTGCGGGGATTGTGATATCACACTCAGGGTGACTGTAGAGTTTGGGGTGTTCTCTTGATCAGGGTCAATGACCTCGATTCTAATTGGCAAGTAGCCTTGGTATGGGATTTTAgggatgacacacacacaaaatagatGAATAGAATAACTATACAGTTACTGTAATATGAGTTCAATGACTGGAGGCGAAACTCACCCTCCGCTGTGTCCTCCCTGACATCAGCACTCATTTGCGGAAGAATAAATTTGGGTGCGTTGTCATTGATGTCTTTTATGGCAACGTCAAATGCTAATTCCCGGTCTATTGCTCTACCCGTTTGTTTGTCCAAAATGTCAAACTTGATCTGTAGATGAATACGTGTCGTAAAGTTAAAAGTCAAGTAAATTCATGATGCAGTTTGAGCTCACATGGAAGAAACTAAGCTCCTCTCTGTCGATGGCTTTGTGGGCGTAGATGATTCCGCTTTTCTCATCAAGCGAGAAGACGCCCAGTGGCTCCTCATCCACGCCCATTCCTCTTATAACATATTTGTGGTTATTGTGTTGGTATGTCTTGTCGTTGaatatctataaaaaaaaaaacggagagaaaaaaaattgagttgAGACTTTGGCAGTTGGTTTGGCTCTGCTGATTTGGTTTTGTTCTCAAAGTTCACCTGAGATACTTTTTTGGGGTAAGGCCCTGGGTCTTCCTCAACCAAGTCAATTGTCGTCAAAACCCACCTCCTTTTGGAACGTATCAAAATGTCCTGTTGAACACACATTTAACAAACACCAAATAGTTCATATTCCATTTCAAACGTTTGTTTTTTACAGAATTCTAAAATTGAAAGTTACCCGCTTGTCGAGTTGGATGTTGTTTCGTCTCTGAGAGGCTGCTGCAGATGTGACGAAAGTCTACAGAAACAATTGAACCCAAATATAACTGACCTCAGTCAAGGCCGTCTCGGAAATAATTCATGCTCCTGAAAATTTTAGCACTTTGGTAAAGTAATAAAGTAATCCTCTTAAAAATAAGTTTTCCCTTTTCCTGATTTTAAATTGCTTTGCGTATTAAAGTCCATATCTCACTAAGTTGCGAATGCTTGCAAGCATACCAATATTGGTATTTTGTTAGTGTTTCTAAAAGGTTGCAAACGGTTGCAAACACTTTTTCCTGATGGAAAATTTTTTGGAACATGTTCAAAATTTACTAGCAACAAAAAATAATGCACACATCTATGCAGAAAGTTTCCATGACTACATTTAATCAACTACATTCTTTCTATGTCAAAACAATCTTTACAAGTTTACCTATGGATTTGTGGTACTTTGTAATTTTTCATCACAAAGTAGTAGGGTGGCATTGTTGATGAAACATATTTTGAATTCCGAGAAATGTTATGCTTCTTAAAATTAGAGTGCCTACCAGCAAAAGCACGGAAAAGGTCTTCATCCTGATCCTCCCTGCTCGATGTCCTCTGTGATGGTCTTGTAATCAGCGTTGATACACAAGAACACACTACGCCTGCAGGCAGGCAGTTGCTTCACTCGACAAAGGAGTGTTTGCTCACAGGCGCAGTATTTATTGTGGGATCTTTCTACGTACACTCACCTCTATGTAGTTGGGGTTGTCGTTCGGCTATGCGTGTGTGTTGAGTGTTTTCATATCTGAGAAGTGTTCATGTGCTGATGTTAATGTTAACTGAGCTGTATACCTTTATTCTGAGAAATAATACTCACAGCTCAGCTGCACTCCATTCGGGTCAGATCAGGTAACTTCTTTTTATGTCTGGTCTGTATCAGCTGTACAAATAGGCAAATACTGAATTGTATTTTAGTCTTCTGAATCATATCGGAGCAAAGGTCGCATCATGTTTTATTTCCTCCACTGAGTTCACAAAAAAAGTTTAGTGTAaacataaatatatttaaattgaTTGCGAAGGCTTGTTTGTCTGATGTCAACGTTCCAAGCTGTTTGAGAAACTGTACAGCCAAAAGCTGCACGTTCTAACCAAAAGCACATTCGCGATTAAAATTATACAGATAAGGAAAGCTCGGTTTTGATTGACATGATCAGTAATAATTACAGCGGACCCCCGCATTACTCGTGATTTGGCACCTGTGGTTTTTTATACCCTCGTAGTAGTAGTTTGTGTCCAAGCTTGATGTAAAATATAAGCTTTTTGCTGTTGTGCATTTGTGAAGTAGATCATGGATATCAACGACAAAGTGTCTTTCACACTCGGCATGGAAAGTACCATCTGTCTAGAATAGGTGTCTTGTAACTGGTCCAGATCTATAAAGAGGCTTTGGGCTATTTATGCATAACAAAAATatatgctttatttatttatttatttatttttactataaTGCTCAGTATGTCTGCCTCGTGCATCTGTGGAGTGAAAACAAGCAGTGGCGCC is a window from the Syngnathus scovelli strain Florida chromosome 2, RoL_Ssco_1.2, whole genome shotgun sequence genome containing:
- the cdh26.2 gene encoding cadherin-like protein 26 isoform X2, with amino-acid sequence METFNLSILLMLCLGRNCDTANISQRQKRNWIIDSFTIDEGYEGPFPYSLGKPIFQAIDRINNVVYTQLGIHIQIIDANDHSPEFEHEMYEITVKESTSQGTRLIAVQAEDADTDQNKKFDLRILSVTPRPHDLEFYLQTPDAQTGTISFKGCLDYEKAKKYTILVEAKDHGKPIQLSSSCTVIVNIEDENNHLPVITGHTGSGKVKEGLKNVLILRLQVTDKDRRGTAAWRVKYRLHGEANKSFRIMTDSKTNEGLLYVEKPLDYETSSLQTLTITAHNEIPFFSCAVVRRSTTSLWTLKTQRGAMTSGQSTYGANVIVEDVNEPPIFDEPHKQVAIGENVAAGQYLEKFTARDPDFKKANSFVYMKGEDPADWVTVDPLTGAITTSKILDRESLYVKGNIYKATVCAVDDGVPPMTGTATLNIIISDDNDNAPTLAENHIDMCQSDGPAPASITALDHDEDPHGGPFHFRLHGDITGRWKIDPNEGFSVHLVKENIVPPGLYVLLLEVSDLQGNAALHNLSVTVCTCLLKGKPNCPSGKASSPTVGKTVGIISSCLVPLTGIPLTAFLRSRKKKREKRDTSEVSDIPDSSGHLMRSNAENLGHDCEVPLAPFTEEEHTREPLKAISPIARQQNWGGQKPSRPLSTDLSYFIDEMLNSLQTKEDLVDDVPRVYAEEGDLDNTSDLDAISVPEIPFEPDWDLDFTIRSPTSLQMPDTSTTYNITTSHEMPNLQNNAVFPVVGNILKIGKNKKYRRNALYL
- the cdh26.2 gene encoding cadherin-like protein 26 isoform X1, giving the protein METFNLSILLMLCLGRNCDTANISQRQKRNWIIDSFTIDEGYEGPFPYSLGKVKVDRKSVLFRIHGEGVDMEPRDIIEIDENTGEITVHGPVDFERFKSFKPIFQAIDRINNVVYTQLGIHIQIIDANDHSPEFEHEMYEITVKESTSQGTRLIAVQAEDADTDQNKKFDLRILSVTPRPHDLEFYLQTPDAQTGTISFKGCLDYEKAKKYTILVEAKDHGKPIQLSSSCTVIVNIEDENNHLPVITGHTGSGKVKEGLKNVLILRLQVTDKDRRGTAAWRVKYRLHGEANKSFRIMTDSKTNEGLLYVEKPLDYETSSLQTLTITAHNEIPFFSCAVVRRSTTSLWTLKTQRGAMTSGQSTYGANVIVEDVNEPPIFDEPHKQVAIGENVAAGQYLEKFTARDPDFKKANSFVYMKGEDPADWVTVDPLTGAITTSKILDRESLYVKGNIYKATVCAVDDGVPPMTGTATLNIIISDDNDNAPTLAENHIDMCQSDGPAPASITALDHDEDPHGGPFHFRLHGDITGRWKIDPNEGFSVHLVKENIVPPGLYVLLLEVSDLQGNAALHNLSVTVCTCLLKGKPNCPSGKASSPTVGKTVGIISSCLVPLTGIPLTAFLRSRKKKREKRDTSEVSDIPDSSGHLMRSNAENLGHDCEVPLAPFTEEEHTREPLKAISPIARQQNWGGQKPSRPLSTDLSYFIDEMLNSLQTKEDLVDDVPRVYAEEGDLDNTSDLDAISVPEIPFEPDWDLDFTIRSPTSLQMPDTSTTYNITTSHEMPNLQNNAVFPVVGNILKIGKNKKYRRNALYL
- the cdh26.1 gene encoding cadherin-like protein 26; translation: MKTFSVLLLTFVTSAAASQRRNNIQLDKRDILIRSKRRWVLTTIDLVEEDPGPYPKKVSQIFNDKTYQHNNHKYVIRGMGVDEEPLGVFSLDEKSGIIYAHKAIDREELSFFHIKFDILDKQTGRAIDRELAFDVAIKDINDNAPKFILPQMSADVREDTAEGYLPIRIEVIDPDQENTPNSTVTLSVISQSPQVPKIDLHQIDPRVAQLTFKGCFDYDKFKKYEIVLQANDHGKPSLSSTAVVTLNIIDANNHPPIFKARKYQGEIPEMVERGNVLRLAVEDKDTPKTPGWRAKYFIIKGNEENNYKIETDPDTNEGILSVIKGKDFEKSTITNLQIGVENEEPLFVCQDAASKNKGGVDSVNVTMKVIDVNDPPQFDKDSVDIYEKEEEEPGNLLYTPKVHDADSDISKIRYVLLHDPADWVTIDKTSGKITTTKKMDRESPFVHNDIYKILIAAIDNGEPPATGTSSVLVHLVDINDNKPMLRNNSVTMCGNKAMLAPKDLDLDPYSGPFTISLKSNDARQLQRWKVEPSSGEEVGLVSLKTLAYGNYSVPLVIEDQQGITGEETVVVTVCDCEGGNVCRRKKPVSASLGPAGIGLIIAALLLFLLIFFILKCECGKQFKHLDEIHQDEGHQTLIKYNQEAGGAECKTAPSLLLTPSKDFVINGLKQETMQMARMAPVMIEDNLGMMNSDMASMGQQYHRESFQGNNGCNIYATQSANKNMYQRGSLPYQRASSWLTHPNISDYLNKRLRMIDGNPVDHPEYQPHDYVYEGEDSMCRSLDELSFSIRGEDFEFLNDLGPRFKPLGSICNQIMQEKSIQI